The segment GCGCTGCAGCGCGCAGAAACCGTTCAAAGTCGCGCAGGCTGTTCACCTGCAGCAGGCTGCGCAGATCACGCTCCAGATAAGTGGCCACGTACGACGCCATGTAGTCGGCGGGATCGATGGCACGGTTGGCGTGGAGTTCTGGAAACCCTCCTCGTTGGATCAGATCCAGCGGGTTGAACTCCGGATACAGCGGCCTGAGCTCGGCAGAGCTGAGCCCCCCCAGTTCCACGATCGAGGCACGGCCGGCCAGGCTTTCGCTCACGCCTTGCATCAGCGCAAAGGGCTGAGAGCCGCTCAGGAGATACCTCCCGTGGCTTGAACGGTCCTCGTCCACCACCAGCTTGAGATGGCGAAACAGGGATGGGGCGTATTGCACCTCATCCACGATCAGAGGTGCCGGGTGCCGCTTCAGAAAGGCAATGGGGTCTTGATCTGCCTGACTGGCTTCGCTGGGTAGGTCCAGCGTCACGTAATGGTGATCGGGGAACAGACGCCGCAGCAGTGCTGTCTTGCCGGTTTGGCGGGCACCTGTCAGCACCACCACCGGCCGGCTGGCAGCAAGCCGTTTCAGGCGCGGACTAATGGAACGCTCGATCCACATGTGCAAATCGTACGGTTGGATCGAACGATTTGCGCGATTTGGGTCGTGGTCTGGTGGCGGTGGCTCGCTCTTGTTACTGCTGCTGTTGCTGTGCCTGCCAGCGGGCGTAGAGATCGGGGCGGCGCTGCTGGGTGCGCTCCTGCTGCTGTTGGGATCGCCAGCGGGCGATGGCGCCGTGGTCGCCGCTGCGCAGCACATCGGGCACGGTCATGCCGCGGAAGTCGGCGGGGCGGGTGTAGTGGGGGTGCTCCAGCAGCAGGGCGCTGTGGCTCTCCTCCTCCAGGCAGGCTTCGGTGCCCACGGTGCCGGGTAGGAGGCGCACTACCCCGTTGATGATCGTCATCGCCGGCAGTTCGCCGCCGGTGAGTACGAAATCACCGATCGACACCTCTTCATCGGCGAGGGCGCGGATGCGCTCATCGAACCCTTCGTAGTGGCCGCAGAGAAACACCAGTTGCTCGTAGTCGCTCGCCCAGCGGCGCAGATCGGCCTGCTCCAGCGGTTTCCCCTGAGGGCTCATCAGCAGTACCCGCCGGCGTGGCAGCACTGGGATCGCTTCCACCGCCGCATACACCGGCTCGGGTTTGAGCACCATCCCGGCGCCACCGCCGTAGGGCTCATCGTCCACCTTGCGGTAGCGATCAGTGGCGTAATCGCGCGGGTTGTGCACCTGCAGCTCCGCCCGGCCGGCGGCGAAGGCGCGGCCGATCACCCCGAGGCCCTGGAGCGGCGCGAACGCCTCCGGGGCCAGGCTCACCACATCGAGGCGCATCGGATCAGGCTGCTGCTGCCGGGCTGGCGGCCGCTGGCTTGCTTACCCGGCGGATTTCCGAGCTGAAGCTGGCGCGGCCAGGGGTGCCGTCGGCCGGCTGCTCGATCGTCGAGCGCAGGCGCAGGTTGGGCTTGTTGAACCAGATGCGCTCGCGTAGCTCGCTGCCGCCCTGCTGCACCACCAGCTCGAGGCTGCCGTCGGGCCAGAGGGTCCAGCTGCCCTGCTGATCACCAGCGCTGAAGCTGCCATCAGCCGCAAACAGGAGTTGCCGCGCCGGCTGATCTTTCGGGCCCACGCTCAAACCGCCCGGCGCACCCTCCAAATAACGCACCACCAGCTCACCACGCTCGCTGCTGTGCCATTCATCACCCTCGCCCGCCTCAGCAGCGCCGCCGAGCACGAAGCGTGAACGCAGGCTCATCCACTCGCCTTCGCAAAAGCGCAGAAAGGCCTCGATCGTGGCGGGGGGGAAGTTGGCGGGATCGCTCATCGCTGGATTCTCTCAGTTCTCTCCTCGGCCCACCCAGCGGACCTGGGGCCCGTAGCCCTCGAGCGTTCGATCGGCGGTGAGGAGCTCGAGCTCGTTGGAGATCGCTTGCGCCACGAGGAGGCGATCAAAGGGGTCGCGGTGCAGCCAAGGCAAATGCTGCACGGCTAGGCAATGCTCAGCCTCGATCGGGAGCTCTTGAAAGCCTTCGCGCAGGAGTCCCTGGCGCAGTTGGTCTGCATCAACGGCAAACCCTGGTTTGTTCAAGGAGGTTTTGATCGCCACCTCCCACAGGCTGGCCACGCTGAACAGGGCGGAGTTCTTGCGGTTTTCGAGCTCAGTGATGAGCCATCCGGGAAGCCGCTCGGGTGTGATGGCCAGCCACAGCAGGAGCTGGGTATCCAGCAGTGGTGATGCAGTCATGCCGCCAGCTCAAGCAAACATTGAGCTGATCTCTTCGGCGAACCCGTCCTTGAGATCGGTCGTCGCCACGGCGCTGCTTTGAAGGAAGCCGAGCTTGCGGCGACGAGGGGTGTCGTCGATCGGCACGAGGCGCACGAGAGCTTTCCCGGCGCGAGCGATCACCACGTCTTCGCCATCCAGCGCCTGCTCCACGTAGCGGGAGAGGTTCGTCTTGGCGTCGTGAAGATTCACTTGCATGAGATCAACTTAGCCGCCTTGGCGGCTAAGTCAGCTGTCGCCGCGGTAGCCCAGTTCCGCCAGGCGGGAGGCGCTGCGGCGCCAGTTGGGCACCACCTTCACGAATAGCTCCAGATACACCGGCCCGTTGATCAGCTTCTGCATCTGCTGGCGGGCGCCGCTGCCGATCTCCCGCAGCATCCGGCCGCCCTTGCCGATCAGGATTCCCTTCTGGCTGTTGCGCTCCACCAGCACCGTGGCAAGCACGGCCGTGCGAGGGCCGTCGTCGACGATGCGCTCGATCTGCACGGCCACGGAGTGGGGCACCTCCTCACGGGTGTGCTGCAGCACCTGCTCACGGATCAGCTCCGCCAGCAGCAATTGCTCCGGCTGATCGCTCACCGCATCGGGCGGGTAGAGATGCGGCCCTTCGGGCAGGGCGGCCGAGAGGGTCTCCACCAGGCCACTGGTGCCATCGCCGGTGAGGGCGCTCACCGGGTGCAGGGGCCAGTCCCCCACCAGCTCGCGGTAGCTGGCTTCCAGTTCTGCGGCCTGGGCCGGATCCACCAGGTCGTGCTTGTTGAGCGCAACGTGCACGGGCGCACGCGCATGGCTCAGCAGTTCCACGATGAAGCCATCGCCGCGGCCCGCCGGCTGGCTGCCATCCACCAGCAGCAGCACCAGATCCACCTCGCCAATGGCACCGCGGGCGGTTTGCACCAGGCGTTCGCCCAGTAGGTGGTGGGGTTTGTGGATGCCGGGGGTGTCCACCAGCACCAGCTGAGCGGTGGGGGTGGTGAGGATGGCCCGCAGGCGATTGCGGGTGGTTTGGGCGATGGGGGAGGTGATCGCCACCTTTTCGCCCACCAATTGATTGAGCAGGGTGGATTTGCCCACATTCGGCCGGCCCACCAGCGCCACGAAGCCGGATCGAAAGCCTTCAGGGCTCTGGCCAAGCTCAAAGCCACCGGCCATTGCCTCGGCGGGCAGATCACCCAGATCCGGGAACGGCGGGAATGAGTCGTTGGGGGGGCTTGGCTCCATAACCTCACCTTGGCAGCCCGCCGTTCGATCGAATCTCTGCGTTGATGACTGAGCCCGCCACTGACACCACACCGCTGCAGCCCACCTTCCAGCAGGCCATGGAGATCACGGCCCAGTGGTTGGCGCTCTGGGACAACGGTGAGCTGAGTGATGAGGTGCTCGCTGATCGGGTGGCCGAGATGGTGGCGAGCCGGGATGGGGCGCGGGGCTTTTTTGTGGTGTCGCTGGCGGGGGACAGCCCGCTGATGGATCGGCTGCCCGATCCGGTGGTGCTGGCGCTGCGCCAGGCGGGGGATGGCGTGGTGGATCTCACGGCCCGCAACCTGGCGATGAGCACGGCGATGGCCCTGCACCACGGGCGCAGCGGTGATGCCGGCCAGCAGGGCGGATCGGAGCGGGTGCAGCTGCGCTGCACGGAACTGCTGCGCCTGCTGGAGCCTGGTGCTGTGAAGGAGCGGCTGGAAACGCTGCTGGAGGGCACCGCCGGCCGCGGCGACGATGTTGGCTTCCTCGATCGCTGGGGCTACGACGCCGACCAGCGCGCCGCTATCGCCGACGCGGTGCTGGCCGTGGCTGAGGGCTGACTCCGCGGGTCTGTCCCTGGTGTGTCTGGAGTGCAGTGTCCGGCTTGGGATATCCATGGATATCCGGAGTTGGACACTGCTGCGGCACAAAAAAAGCACCCCTGCTTGGGGTGCTTTGAGCTGGAGCCGACGGGCTCTGGCGATGGATTCACTCAGTCGCGGCGACCGCCGCCGTTGAGGGCGATCACCAGGCGCAGGATGAAGATGAACAGGTTGATGTAGGTGAGGTACATGCCCAGGGCGCCGGCCAGGTACTGGTCGTCGCTGTAGGTGCGGGGCATTGTGTAGAAATCAACGAAGGCAGCGCCCACGAAGATCACGGTGCCGAAGCCGGCGATCATCAGCTCGAAGCCGCCCATGCCGAAGCCGGGCACGAAGATGCCGCCCACGATCTGCACGACCATGGCGATCACCAGGCCGAGGATGCCCAGGCCCACCACGCCGCTCAGGGCCTGCCCCACGTTGTCGCTCATGCGGCGGCCCATCACCGAGGCGGCCACGAAGGTGATGCCAGTGGCAAGAACGGCGGTGCCGATGGCCCCAACGCCGGCGACGGCGGTGGCATAGCTCACCAGGCCGCTCAGGGTGAAACCGGTGATCAGGCTGTAGGCCGCCAGCAACGGCAGGGCCGTGCTGTTGTTGCCCTTCATGGCCACGTTCTGGGCCACGAAGAACAGGATGAAGTTGCCGATCAGCGCCACCCAGAACAAGGGCATGAATGCGGCGGATTTGGCCGCGAGCATCGCCATTCCGGCGAAGACGCCACCGGCGGTGAGCACCATGCCGCCGCCCACGTAGGGCAGGGCCTTGTTGACCACATTGGGGCCCACCAGCGCGCTCGATTGAGCCTCGCGGATGGCCTCCTGGAAATTGCTGCTGGCCGGCATGGCTCAGGAAGGAAGACTCACTCCATCCTGCCAGCGCTTTTTCGCTAGTGGGATGAAGTGAAAACCGCAGTGGGTGCGGATCCCCCTATTCGCGGCGCCGCGGGGTGCTGCGGTGTTCATCACGGCTGGCGTAGGCATTCACCAGCCGCTGCACCAAGGGATGGCGCACCACATCGGCGGCGGTGAGCCGGCAGATGGCGATGCCCTCCACCCCCTCAAGCACCTGAGCCGCTTCGATCAGGCCGCTGAGTTGGCCGTGGGGTAAATCGATTTGGGTGGGGTCGCCGGTCACCACCATGCGCGAGCCTTCACCGAGGCGGGTGAGCACCATGCGCATCTGAGCGGTGGTGGTGTTCTGGGCTTCGTCGAGGATCACGAAGGCATCGGCGAGGGTGCGGCCGCGCATGTAGGCCAGCGGCGCCACCTCAATCACGTTTTTCTCGATCAATGCGGCGGTGCGCTCCTGGCCCAGCAGGGTGTGCAGCGCGTCGTAGAGGGGGCGCAGATAGGGATCCACCTTTTGCTGCAGATCACCCGGCAGAAAGCCGAGGCGTTCGCCGGCTTCCACAGCGGGGCGGGTGAGGATCAGCCGCTCCACGCGCCGCTCCTGCAGGGCGCGCACGGCTTGCACCGCGGCCAG is part of the Synechococcus sp. HK05 genome and harbors:
- a CDS encoding phycobiliprotein lyase, which encodes MSDPANFPPATIEAFLRFCEGEWMSLRSRFVLGGAAEAGEGDEWHSSERGELVVRYLEGAPGGLSVGPKDQPARQLLFAADGSFSAGDQQGSWTLWPDGSLELVVQQGGSELRERIWFNKPNLRLRSTIEQPADGTPGRASFSSEIRRVSKPAAASPAAAA
- a CDS encoding PhoH family protein, which translates into the protein MSGADTLTHFSIDLPDQDAAMALAGEAESTLHRLEALTGASLVLRGLSLQLRGRPTQLERAAGLVELLRPLWQEGQAITQVDVQTALTALDTGRGEEHQQLGKQVLARSQSGKLLRPRTLKQKAYVEAIERHDLTLALGPAGTGKTFLAAVQAVRALQERRVERLILTRPAVEAGERLGFLPGDLQQKVDPYLRPLYDALHTLLGQERTAALIEKNVIEVAPLAYMRGRTLADAFVILDEAQNTTTAQMRMVLTRLGEGSRMVVTGDPTQIDLPHGQLSGLIEAAQVLEGVEGIAICRLTAADVVRHPLVQRLVNAYASRDEHRSTPRRRE
- a CDS encoding ATP-binding protein; amino-acid sequence: MWIERSISPRLKRLAASRPVVVLTGARQTGKTALLRRLFPDHHYVTLDLPSEASQADQDPIAFLKRHPAPLIVDEVQYAPSLFRHLKLVVDEDRSSHGRYLLSGSQPFALMQGVSESLAGRASIVELGGLSSAELRPLYPEFNPLDLIQRGGFPELHANRAIDPADYMASYVATYLERDLRSLLQVNSLRDFERFLRAAALRSAQLLNRAELARDVGISNSTAGIWLSLLERSGQVHLLEPWFSNGTRQLSKSPKLYLKDSGLLMFLMGLHSQTDLLNSPLLGNIWESWVVNDLLRQQQACGQNNTLFFWRDRSQEVDLVMHRGGRFWLADVKWSEQPDAKAARALHKVRALLPEGSVADCALVCRASNPYPLQDVQVLPAQEAGAWLGLSPAASAGP
- the trmD gene encoding tRNA (guanosine(37)-N1)-methyltransferase TrmD, producing MRLDVVSLAPEAFAPLQGLGVIGRAFAAGRAELQVHNPRDYATDRYRKVDDEPYGGGAGMVLKPEPVYAAVEAIPVLPRRRVLLMSPQGKPLEQADLRRWASDYEQLVFLCGHYEGFDERIRALADEEVSIGDFVLTGGELPAMTIINGVVRLLPGTVGTEACLEEESHSALLLEHPHYTRPADFRGMTVPDVLRSGDHGAIARWRSQQQQERTQQRRPDLYARWQAQQQQQ
- the era gene encoding GTPase Era, with product MAGGFELGQSPEGFRSGFVALVGRPNVGKSTLLNQLVGEKVAITSPIAQTTRNRLRAILTTPTAQLVLVDTPGIHKPHHLLGERLVQTARGAIGEVDLVLLLVDGSQPAGRGDGFIVELLSHARAPVHVALNKHDLVDPAQAAELEASYRELVGDWPLHPVSALTGDGTSGLVETLSAALPEGPHLYPPDAVSDQPEQLLLAELIREQVLQHTREEVPHSVAVQIERIVDDGPRTAVLATVLVERNSQKGILIGKGGRMLREIGSGARQQMQKLINGPVYLELFVKVVPNWRRSASRLAELGYRGDS
- a CDS encoding type II toxin-antitoxin system Phd/YefM family antitoxin — translated: MQVNLHDAKTNLSRYVEQALDGEDVVIARAGKALVRLVPIDDTPRRRKLGFLQSSAVATTDLKDGFAEEISSMFA
- a CDS encoding type II toxin-antitoxin system VapC family toxin; protein product: MTASPLLDTQLLLWLAITPERLPGWLITELENRKNSALFSVASLWEVAIKTSLNKPGFAVDADQLRQGLLREGFQELPIEAEHCLAVQHLPWLHRDPFDRLLVAQAISNELELLTADRTLEGYGPQVRWVGRGEN
- a CDS encoding Bax inhibitor-1 family protein, with the protein product MPASSNFQEAIREAQSSALVGPNVVNKALPYVGGGMVLTAGGVFAGMAMLAAKSAAFMPLFWVALIGNFILFFVAQNVAMKGNNSTALPLLAAYSLITGFTLSGLVSYATAVAGVGAIGTAVLATGITFVAASVMGRRMSDNVGQALSGVVGLGILGLVIAMVVQIVGGIFVPGFGMGGFELMIAGFGTVIFVGAAFVDFYTMPRTYSDDQYLAGALGMYLTYINLFIFILRLVIALNGGGRRD